The genome window CTCTCTTTTATGCTGAGCAACGTCTCGAACTTTTCCTTTGTAGGGATGATACCACCATAACAACCAAAATTCGTCCCTATTCCCACAATGTTCGCAGTCCTACACTGAGCGATCTCCTCCACCGCTCTCTCGTACCACACTCCCTCTCTCAAGTCCCCCACATCGATCATGTAGATGATTTTCACGGCTCTCCCCATTTCCCTGGACAACTCGTCCACCATCTGGGCAACCTTTGGATCAGAAACCATTATGTAGTCAAAATGCTTTACGTCCTCAACCAGCTCGCTCATCATTGGAAGTCTCAGTAGCATAAAAGGTCCTTCTATCCCCGCTTTCTTCATTCTGAGAACGTTTTTCAACCTTGATTCTCCTAAGATTTTTATTCCTGCCCTTTTCAGGGCTTCAGCGAAGTTTGGATCCCCCAGTGTTACCTTTGTAACTCCCACTATCTCTATGCCTCTTTTTTCTGCCATTTGAACAATTCTTCTGGCGTTCTCCTCGATTTCTTTCAAGTTTATCAAGACCCTTGGATACATGCTGAACACCTCTTTGTAGTAGAATAGTACTGATACGGAGGTGATAAAAAAACATGATTACGAAGATCAAAGAAGCAAGGGACTACATAATGAAAAGAACGAGTATTTCACCCGAAATTCTCATCGTTCTTGGATCCGGTTTCAGCTTGTTTACAGAAGCCGTGGAGAATCGTACTACTATAGATTATAAAGACATTCCATATTTTCCACAACCAACAGTGGAAGGTCACAGCGGAAGGCTAGTTTTTGG of Thermotoga sp. contains these proteins:
- a CDS encoding lysine racemase, whose protein sequence is MYPRVLINLKEIEENARRIVQMAEKRGIEIVGVTKVTLGDPNFAEALKRAGIKILGESRLKNVLRMKKAGIEGPFMLLRLPMMSELVEDVKHFDYIMVSDPKVAQMVDELSREMGRAVKIIYMIDVGDLREGVWYERAVEEIAQCRTANIVGIGTNFGCYGGIIPTKEKFETLLSIKERLEKEHGFNIEIVSGGNTPTLFALENGEIPEGVNQLRIGEAIALGRDITNNRVINWLSQDTFIVEAEVIEVKEKPSIPVGKRGLDVFGRKVAFVDKGVRKRAICALGEQDIDSRGLIPVDKGVEVLHASSDHVVLDVTEYGDVKVGDVFRFRMTYSCLLKTMTSPFVEKRYEPSI